From a single Bryobacter aggregatus MPL3 genomic region:
- a CDS encoding ATP-binding cassette domain-containing protein has product MSRRWFVPEVIQSSSMDCGPASLKALFGGYHRYLSYGRLREACQTDVDGTSIDTMEETAQRLGMEVTQMMMPPDLLLLPESACLPAIVVTRLAGGSTHFVVLWRVHGPYVQLMDPSVGRLWMKREHFLASLFLHEQAIPREAWLGWAESETYQKTLARRCRALGVPQPQWEDLAALDAALRLTEALVAERKIAHREVAATLAALRQEPGEIPDRYWSICPVEGDESQVRLRGAVLLQAAGCGEADITALPEALRLSLTEAPPQPGLHLWRTLREAGWAIAALLLLALFAAAAGTVVEALLFRSLFDLAKHLTLSGQRIAALGLVAGFLCGLLLLEWPAELSLLRLGRQLESRLRMQFLSKIPLLGDRYFQSRLVSDMAYRAHSIQMLRQLPELAAQLAKLVFALGFTVLGIGYFFPQAWLPAGLAAIAAVGVPLFCQAGMQERDMRVRELTGSLSRFYLDALLGVTAIQAHAAEGTLRRAQARQLAQWSRAGIRQLRFLVQAEALQLWSVFSLVIWLLWTQASAASEPAGLLLLVYWALAIPALGQQIANLARNYPELRNTMLRFLEPLGSPEEVVTAPEAGECKTTGVAIELEEVRVAAAGHPILNGVSLQVAPGEQVAVVGLSGAGKSSLVGLLLGWHQPVAGRVLVDGEVLDAKRLSRLRRETAWIDPQVQLFEDSLFANLSYGNDASAGERIGRSVEDAELSSVLQRLPEGLQTRLGEGGRLVSGGEGQRVRMGRAMARDGVRLAILDEPARGLDRRQRQDFVGRVRNRFPQATMFCITHDVVDTMAFSRVLVMEEGRILEDGNPRVLFEQAGSRYRALYDQEEMLRRHLWNHKMWRRLRLEKGRLQEEGAKQWSHV; this is encoded by the coding sequence ATGAGCCGCCGGTGGTTTGTGCCCGAGGTGATCCAGAGCTCTTCAATGGATTGCGGGCCCGCATCGCTGAAGGCTCTCTTTGGGGGCTACCATCGCTATCTCTCTTATGGCCGCCTGCGCGAGGCCTGCCAAACCGATGTCGATGGCACGTCGATCGACACGATGGAAGAGACCGCGCAGCGGCTCGGGATGGAAGTGACGCAGATGATGATGCCGCCCGATCTTCTGCTGCTGCCGGAGAGTGCTTGCCTGCCTGCGATCGTGGTCACCCGGCTGGCGGGAGGCTCGACGCACTTTGTGGTGCTATGGCGGGTACACGGCCCTTATGTCCAGTTGATGGACCCATCGGTGGGGCGCCTGTGGATGAAGCGGGAACATTTTCTTGCTTCCTTGTTTCTGCATGAGCAGGCGATTCCACGGGAGGCATGGCTGGGCTGGGCGGAGTCTGAAACCTATCAGAAAACGCTGGCGCGGAGATGCCGGGCGTTGGGAGTGCCGCAGCCGCAGTGGGAAGACCTTGCCGCACTCGATGCGGCCTTGCGCCTGACCGAAGCGCTGGTCGCCGAGCGCAAGATTGCCCATCGCGAAGTAGCGGCGACGCTGGCAGCATTGCGCCAGGAGCCGGGAGAGATTCCCGATCGCTACTGGTCGATTTGTCCCGTGGAAGGAGACGAATCGCAGGTGCGGTTGCGGGGCGCGGTGCTTTTGCAAGCAGCCGGGTGTGGGGAGGCGGACATCACAGCATTGCCGGAGGCACTGCGCTTGAGTCTGACAGAAGCTCCGCCGCAACCGGGCTTGCACTTGTGGCGCACGCTGCGGGAGGCGGGCTGGGCAATCGCGGCCCTGTTGCTGCTCGCGCTGTTTGCCGCAGCGGCGGGAACAGTCGTAGAAGCGCTCTTGTTTCGCAGCCTGTTCGACCTGGCGAAACATTTGACGTTGAGCGGCCAGAGGATCGCGGCACTTGGCCTTGTTGCGGGATTCCTTTGCGGGTTGCTGTTGCTGGAGTGGCCGGCGGAATTGAGTTTACTGCGTCTCGGGCGACAACTGGAGAGTCGCTTGCGCATGCAGTTTCTCTCGAAAATTCCGCTGCTCGGGGATCGCTACTTCCAGTCGCGTCTGGTGTCGGATATGGCCTATCGGGCGCATTCGATCCAGATGCTGCGGCAGTTGCCCGAACTCGCCGCGCAATTGGCAAAGCTTGTGTTTGCACTGGGCTTCACCGTACTGGGAATTGGCTACTTCTTTCCGCAGGCCTGGCTGCCCGCTGGTCTTGCCGCCATCGCTGCGGTAGGCGTTCCGTTGTTCTGCCAGGCGGGGATGCAGGAGCGGGACATGCGGGTGCGGGAGTTGACAGGATCGCTGAGCCGCTTCTATCTGGATGCACTGCTCGGTGTGACTGCGATCCAGGCACATGCGGCCGAAGGAACACTCCGCCGGGCGCAAGCGCGGCAGTTGGCGCAGTGGAGCCGGGCAGGAATCCGGCAGCTCCGCTTTCTGGTGCAGGCCGAAGCGCTGCAGTTGTGGAGCGTCTTTTCCTTGGTGATCTGGTTGCTTTGGACCCAGGCCTCCGCAGCGAGCGAGCCCGCCGGATTGCTGTTGCTCGTCTATTGGGCGCTCGCGATTCCGGCGCTGGGACAGCAGATCGCCAACCTCGCCAGAAACTATCCGGAGCTGCGCAATACGATGCTGCGCTTTCTCGAACCGCTCGGTTCCCCAGAAGAAGTAGTAACGGCGCCAGAGGCGGGAGAGTGCAAGACCACCGGTGTCGCAATCGAACTGGAAGAGGTGCGCGTCGCAGCCGCGGGGCATCCGATTCTGAATGGCGTGTCGTTGCAGGTGGCGCCGGGGGAACAGGTCGCCGTGGTGGGATTGTCGGGCGCAGGAAAGAGTTCTCTCGTTGGATTGCTGCTCGGCTGGCATCAGCCGGTGGCAGGGCGAGTGCTGGTGGATGGCGAAGTTCTCGATGCGAAGCGGCTGTCGCGCTTGCGCCGTGAGACGGCGTGGATCGATCCGCAAGTCCAGCTCTTTGAGGACAGCCTGTTTGCCAATCTTAGTTATGGCAATGATGCCTCGGCGGGCGAGAGAATCGGTCGCTCGGTTGAGGATGCGGAACTGTCGAGCGTATTGCAGCGCTTGCCCGAGGGCTTGCAAACCAGGCTCGGAGAAGGCGGACGTCTGGTGTCGGGTGGCGAGGGACAACGGGTACGCATGGGACGGGCGATGGCTCGGGACGGAGTTCGTCTGGCGATTCTCGATGAGCCGGCGCGCGGCCTCGATCGCAGACAACGTCAGGACTTTGTCGGGCGGGTGCGGAATCGATTCCCCCAGGCGACGATGTTTTGCATCACACACGATGTCGTGGACACGATGGCCTTCTCGCGCGTGCTGGTGATGGAAGAAGGCAGGATTCTCGAAGACGGGAATCCACGGGTGCTGTTTGAGCAGGCGGGCTCACGCTACCGGGCGCTTTATGACCAGGAGGAGATGCTGCGCCGCCATCTGTGGAATCACAAGATGTGGCGCCGCTTGCGTCTGGAGAAGGGTCGCTTGCAAGAAGAGGGGGCCAAACAGTGGAGCCACGTCTAA
- a CDS encoding HlyD family secretion protein produces MTAFSKTYLALLQERSGGSVLAIATGLALLGGWMWWATQIPVSLYEVSSEARLELDASTYPVQAPFAGRVVKTSLRAGQLVKQGEVMVEIDAAPDQLQMRQEQVRAIGLAPEIARLRNQLQAEEAAREAEQRSAKSLGVEAQSRIREAEAAMQFAEDEWKRTQKLSVAGLVAARDLDRSAAELRRLRASVVTLEAAPGRLAQEQATKDRERDVRIERIRSEIVKLESERSTIGAAIEKLGYEIERKKVRAPIGGRLAESLLLRVGAVVQEGEKLGSILPSGALMIAGVYPAPAAFGRIRAGQKARMRLQGFPWAEFGAVQATVSRVAQEIRDQQVRVELYIDADQTLRMPLEHGMPGAVEIEVERIAPAALLLRSAGQALSAPQLGRP; encoded by the coding sequence ATGACGGCCTTCAGCAAAACCTATCTCGCACTCCTGCAGGAACGCAGCGGGGGGAGCGTGCTGGCGATTGCGACAGGACTGGCGTTGCTCGGGGGATGGATGTGGTGGGCGACACAAATTCCGGTGTCGCTCTATGAAGTGAGCAGCGAGGCGCGTCTCGAGCTCGATGCCTCCACCTATCCTGTGCAAGCTCCCTTTGCCGGCCGGGTGGTCAAGACCAGCCTGCGCGCCGGGCAGTTGGTGAAGCAGGGCGAGGTGATGGTGGAAATCGATGCCGCGCCGGACCAATTGCAAATGCGGCAGGAACAGGTACGAGCAATTGGGCTTGCCCCGGAGATCGCGCGGCTGCGCAACCAGTTGCAGGCCGAAGAGGCCGCGCGCGAGGCAGAACAGCGGAGCGCGAAATCGCTCGGAGTGGAGGCGCAGAGCCGCATTCGGGAGGCCGAGGCCGCAATGCAGTTTGCCGAAGACGAATGGAAGCGGACGCAGAAGCTGAGCGTGGCTGGGCTGGTGGCGGCACGGGATCTGGACCGGAGCGCAGCGGAGTTGCGGCGCTTACGGGCCAGCGTCGTCACACTCGAAGCGGCGCCGGGCAGGCTGGCCCAGGAGCAGGCGACAAAAGATCGCGAGCGCGATGTGCGCATCGAGAGGATTCGCTCCGAGATCGTCAAACTCGAGAGCGAGCGAAGCACAATCGGCGCGGCGATCGAGAAGCTGGGCTATGAGATCGAACGCAAGAAGGTACGCGCGCCAATCGGAGGGAGGCTCGCCGAGAGCCTGCTCCTGCGAGTGGGCGCGGTGGTGCAGGAGGGCGAAAAACTGGGGTCGATTCTCCCGAGCGGGGCTCTGATGATTGCCGGAGTTTATCCCGCACCCGCAGCGTTCGGACGCATCCGCGCGGGACAGAAAGCGCGGATGCGTCTGCAGGGGTTTCCCTGGGCCGAGTTTGGTGCGGTGCAGGCAACAGTATCGCGGGTGGCGCAGGAGATTCGCGATCAGCAGGTACGCGTCGAGTTGTATATCGATGCGGACCAGACACTGCGTATGCCTCTCGAACATGGAATGCCCGGCGCGGTGGAGATTGAAGTAGAGCGCATTGCACCGGCCGCTTTGTTGTTGCGCAGTGCCGGGCAGGCGCTGAGCGCACCGCAGTTGGGAAGGCCATGA
- the rpoN gene encoding RNA polymerase factor sigma-54 produces the protein MLSPRLDVRVSQKQTLTPGLVQLVTVLQLNRLELRDMITQELVANPFLDETEGEELTPQEIQTLLEAERISDPSDQAVMEMLETPPAASYEAEGEYESRAAEAAQDNPNAVEEAPKAADPFDEIDFGSYFDEYLDPGHKTPAGEVSEKASFETFLSSPVTLASHLTSQLSLILMNDSEREAAEAIIGNLDENGYLLEPLEEIGRSEGLTFDDMEDGLEIVQSLDPAGIGARDMRECLMLQLKSNGAKGGVAWQIVSDHMRLLERREFKEIAKLLGRPQEHIDIALQVIRKLDPHPGLRYSSQAPQTVEPDVYIFKEGEDYLIQLNDEDMPQIRLNPGYRRMLDKDQAPEKDVRNYIRERYSSALMLMKNIEQRRQTILKVCQCVVERQRDFLEDGLDFIQPMMIKDLAEEIGVHPSTVSRAVAGKYVHTPQGVFELRFFFSEAVQGPAGAGTALLVLKRKVKKMIEDEDSAHPLTDDQITARLNDEGIQVTRRTVAKYREDLKIPSTHHRRVKK, from the coding sequence ATGCTTTCGCCCCGATTAGATGTCCGAGTCTCGCAAAAGCAGACACTGACCCCTGGCCTGGTCCAGTTGGTGACAGTCCTCCAACTGAATCGGCTGGAGCTGCGCGACATGATCACGCAGGAACTGGTGGCCAATCCGTTTCTTGATGAGACCGAAGGCGAAGAGCTCACCCCCCAGGAAATCCAGACTCTCCTCGAAGCCGAACGCATCAGCGACCCGAGCGATCAAGCGGTCATGGAAATGCTCGAAACGCCGCCCGCTGCTTCCTATGAAGCGGAAGGCGAGTACGAAAGCCGGGCTGCTGAAGCCGCCCAGGACAACCCGAATGCGGTCGAAGAAGCCCCCAAAGCCGCCGATCCTTTCGATGAAATCGATTTCGGCTCTTACTTTGACGAGTATCTCGACCCCGGCCACAAAACACCCGCGGGCGAAGTTTCTGAGAAGGCCTCTTTTGAGACTTTCCTGAGTTCTCCCGTCACTTTGGCGAGCCATCTGACTTCGCAACTGAGCCTGATTCTGATGAACGACTCGGAGCGCGAAGCTGCCGAGGCAATCATCGGCAACCTCGACGAGAACGGCTATCTGCTCGAGCCGCTCGAAGAAATCGGCCGCTCCGAAGGTCTGACTTTCGACGACATGGAAGATGGTCTCGAGATTGTCCAGAGCCTCGACCCGGCAGGCATCGGTGCGCGCGACATGCGCGAATGCCTCATGCTGCAGCTCAAGAGCAATGGAGCCAAGGGCGGCGTTGCCTGGCAGATTGTCAGCGACCATATGCGCCTGCTTGAGCGCCGTGAGTTCAAAGAGATTGCAAAGCTTCTGGGACGTCCGCAGGAGCATATCGACATTGCGCTCCAGGTGATCCGCAAGCTCGACCCGCACCCTGGCCTTCGTTATTCCAGCCAGGCACCCCAAACCGTCGAGCCCGACGTCTACATCTTTAAGGAAGGCGAAGACTACCTGATCCAGCTCAACGACGAGGACATGCCGCAGATCCGCCTGAATCCGGGCTATCGCCGGATGCTCGACAAGGATCAGGCGCCGGAGAAAGACGTTCGCAACTACATCCGCGAACGTTATTCGAGCGCGCTCATGCTCATGAAGAACATTGAGCAGCGGCGTCAGACCATTCTCAAGGTCTGCCAGTGTGTCGTTGAACGCCAGCGGGACTTTCTCGAGGATGGTCTGGATTTCATCCAGCCGATGATGATCAAAGATCTTGCTGAAGAGATTGGCGTTCATCCGTCCACCGTTAGCCGCGCTGTCGCCGGCAAGTACGTCCACACGCCGCAAGGTGTCTTCGAACTCCGATTTTTCTTCTCAGAAGCCGTCCAGGGCCCTGCGGGCGCTGGCACCGCGTTGCTCGTTCTCAAAAGAAAGGTGAAGAAGATGATCGAGGACGAAGACTCCGCGCACCCCCTCACCGACGACCAGATCACCGCACGTCTCAACGACGAAGGTATCCAGGTCACACGCCGTACCGTGGCCAAATACCGCGAAGATCTCAAGATCCCTTCAACGCACCATCGGCGCGTTAAGAAATAG
- a CDS encoding HPF/RaiA family ribosome-associated protein, with amino-acid sequence MKTHYTGKLEPLTKEQQKNLDTHFAKIGKLVDRKGEREAHIVLTSVRFSKKAEVTMNYYGKQACGTATHKDQFLALLAAISKLEIQMQKLHSKWSDAKRHGDGMNGKKSPVPSAPAAPEPKAKKTNGAATSYGPAKIQRSAKPLTLEEAPLALKASSTYLLFEETSSGQVYIIARRADGGLDLIEAR; translated from the coding sequence ATGAAGACTCACTACACCGGAAAACTCGAGCCGCTCACGAAGGAGCAGCAGAAGAATCTCGACACTCACTTCGCCAAAATTGGCAAGCTTGTCGACCGAAAGGGAGAACGCGAAGCGCACATCGTGCTCACCAGTGTCCGCTTCAGTAAAAAAGCCGAAGTCACGATGAACTACTACGGCAAGCAGGCTTGCGGCACGGCCACGCATAAAGATCAGTTCCTGGCTCTCCTGGCTGCGATCAGCAAGCTGGAGATCCAGATGCAGAAGCTGCACAGTAAGTGGTCCGACGCCAAGCGCCACGGTGACGGCATGAACGGCAAAAAGAGTCCCGTTCCCAGCGCGCCTGCGGCTCCTGAACCGAAGGCGAAGAAGACCAACGGGGCCGCCACCAGCTACGGCCCGGCCAAGATCCAGCGCAGCGCAAAGCCCCTTACTCTGGAAGAAGCCCCGCTTGCGCTGAAGGCCTCTTCCACCTATCTTCTGTTTGAAGAAACTTCTTCCGGCCAGGTCTACATCATTGCTCGCCGTGCCGACGGCGGCCTGGACCTCATTGAAGCCAGATAG
- the rapZ gene encoding RNase adapter RapZ: MHPGSRQSELVIITGLSGSGKGTVLKCFEDMGYYAVDNLPLDLFPKFAELTKDAPNIRRAALVVDIREGETLKRFPALYQEVSAKVPTKLIFLDADDSTLVRRFSETRRPHPLGKSRSVLKNVQAERALLEELRSLSTIALNTSKFNGHELRALIEEQFLNSDSEPRLAIHVSSFGFRHGIQQDADLVFDVRFLPNPNYIPEFKPFTGRHPSVARYIRSFPQTQEFLTKVCDMLSYLLPHYIKEGKSYLTIAFGCTGGQHRSVMIAEEVSKRLKREGYPIKVQHRDSPSKSGKKSV, from the coding sequence GTGCATCCCGGTTCCCGGCAGTCTGAACTCGTTATCATTACCGGCCTGAGCGGATCGGGCAAAGGCACTGTCCTCAAATGCTTTGAGGATATGGGCTATTACGCGGTCGACAATCTGCCGCTCGATCTGTTCCCGAAGTTTGCAGAACTCACCAAGGACGCGCCGAACATCCGGCGCGCCGCCTTGGTGGTGGATATCCGTGAAGGCGAAACGCTCAAACGTTTTCCTGCTCTTTATCAGGAAGTCTCTGCCAAGGTCCCCACCAAGCTCATCTTTCTGGATGCCGACGACAGCACGCTCGTCCGCCGCTTCTCAGAGACCCGCCGTCCCCACCCGCTCGGCAAGAGCCGCTCAGTCCTCAAAAATGTACAGGCCGAACGCGCCCTGCTCGAGGAACTGCGCTCTCTTTCCACCATCGCCCTCAACACCAGTAAATTCAACGGCCATGAGTTGCGCGCCCTCATTGAGGAGCAGTTTCTCAACTCTGATTCCGAACCGCGCCTCGCGATTCATGTTTCGAGCTTCGGTTTTCGCCACGGCATCCAGCAGGATGCGGATCTTGTTTTCGACGTCCGTTTTCTGCCCAATCCCAACTACATCCCCGAATTCAAACCCTTCACCGGCAGGCACCCTAGCGTCGCCCGTTATATTCGCAGCTTCCCGCAAACCCAGGAATTCCTCACCAAGGTCTGCGACATGCTGTCCTACCTGTTGCCGCACTACATCAAAGAAGGTAAAAGCTATCTCACCATTGCTTTTGGCTGCACCGGCGGCCAGCATCGGAGTGTCATGATTGCCGAGGAAGTCTCCAAGCGCCTCAAGCGGGAAGGCTACCCCATCAAAGTCCAGCACCGCGATAGCCCCTCGAAGTCCGGCAAAAAGAGTGTCTAG
- a CDS encoding ArnT family glycosyltransferase gives MSRQLSLIFLLVFAVRLTNFRILWIEEAYPMTAAIQMLHGRLPYLDFWFDKPPLSAVFYLLWGALPGWLLRFAGSVYVTGCAALAYQLGGRYAAWLLAVYLSFGIPSAVMALAPDLLLVAPHLAAIWLAQTGRPWLAGLSCGLALLIHTKGVFVLLAALLWSPNWRTLAGFAALLPIHAVFGAAYWQQVWWWGNVYSSHTFVTKPVLEFVRRTGNWIGFQSAAVLATFLDYRRLDWRNWAWLAIALVSVCTGLRFFPRYYFFLLVPIVVLAGRSLEQLPKAWRIASLALLLIPILRFAPRDIQLARGDEHWGDLALFHDSQEIAQVIRDRAKPEDTLFVWGYRPDIDALSRLKGGTPFLESQPLTCIFADRHLREFKPMQNLGCEARVRELDRYQPTWIVDGLGPSNPRFRVESYYSLRGYELSTRTPSAYLYHLVIPRDQQLDAAVRISP, from the coding sequence GTGTCTAGACAACTCAGCCTCATCTTCCTTCTGGTCTTTGCGGTGCGGCTGACCAACTTCCGCATCCTCTGGATCGAAGAAGCTTATCCGATGACCGCTGCCATCCAGATGCTGCACGGCCGTCTTCCTTATCTCGATTTCTGGTTCGACAAGCCGCCTCTCAGCGCCGTCTTTTATCTGCTTTGGGGCGCTCTACCCGGCTGGCTGCTTCGCTTCGCCGGCTCTGTTTATGTCACTGGTTGTGCGGCGCTTGCCTACCAGTTGGGTGGCCGCTACGCAGCCTGGCTGCTGGCCGTCTACCTTAGTTTCGGTATCCCCTCGGCGGTGATGGCTCTGGCCCCAGACCTGCTGCTTGTCGCCCCCCATCTTGCCGCCATCTGGCTCGCCCAGACGGGACGGCCCTGGCTGGCCGGGCTCAGCTGTGGCCTTGCGCTTTTGATCCACACCAAAGGGGTCTTCGTGCTCCTCGCGGCTTTGCTCTGGTCGCCAAACTGGCGTACTCTCGCCGGCTTTGCTGCCCTCCTGCCCATCCACGCCGTCTTCGGAGCCGCCTACTGGCAACAGGTCTGGTGGTGGGGGAACGTTTACTCGTCCCATACTTTTGTCACCAAACCTGTCCTCGAGTTTGTACGCCGTACCGGCAACTGGATCGGCTTTCAGAGCGCGGCTGTCCTTGCGACCTTTCTCGACTACCGTCGCCTGGACTGGCGCAATTGGGCCTGGCTTGCGATTGCGCTGGTCAGCGTCTGCACCGGTCTGCGCTTCTTTCCGCGCTACTACTTCTTCCTGCTGGTCCCGATTGTCGTTCTTGCCGGACGCAGCCTGGAACAACTGCCTAAAGCCTGGCGCATCGCGAGCCTTGCCCTGCTTCTGATCCCCATCCTTCGCTTCGCCCCCCGCGACATCCAGCTTGCGCGCGGCGATGAGCATTGGGGCGATCTTGCCCTTTTCCACGATAGCCAGGAGATCGCCCAGGTCATTCGCGACCGGGCCAAGCCCGAAGATACCCTCTTTGTCTGGGGCTATCGTCCCGATATCGACGCACTCTCCCGTCTCAAGGGCGGCACACCCTTTCTTGAAAGCCAACCCCTCACCTGCATCTTCGCTGACCGCCACCTCCGCGAATTCAAACCGATGCAGAATCTTGGTTGTGAAGCCCGGGTCCGCGAGCTCGACCGCTACCAGCCCACCTGGATCGTCGATGGGTTAGGCCCTTCAAACCCCCGCTTCCGTGTCGAATCCTACTACTCCCTCCGCGGCTATGAACTCAGCACCCGCACCCCGAGCGCCTATCTCTATCACCTCGTCATCCCCCGCGACCAGCAGCTCGACGCCGCTGTCCGTATTTCTCCCTAG